A single Xylella taiwanensis DNA region contains:
- a CDS encoding VRR-NUC domain-containing protein, translated as MNVLHERSIERYLVARVRAKGGEIRKVKWIGRHGAPDRIAMLPGSTLWIELKAPGEQCRPLQLREHERMRRMGQRVEVVDSFEGVDQVLQ; from the coding sequence ATGAACGTATTGCATGAACGCAGCATCGAACGCTATTTAGTGGCGCGAGTCAGGGCCAAAGGCGGTGAAATCCGCAAGGTGAAGTGGATCGGTCGTCACGGCGCGCCCGACCGCATCGCCATGCTGCCCGGCAGCACCCTGTGGATCGAACTCAAAGCCCCCGGTGAGCAGTGCAGGCCACTGCAACTACGCGAGCACGAGCGCATGCGCCGTATGGGGCAGCGCGTGGAAGTCGTCGATTCCTTTGAAGGCGTAGATCAGGTGCTGCAATGA
- the rnhA gene encoding ribonuclease HI — translation MKSIDVYTDGSCLGNPGPGGWAVLLRYADKEKELVGGEANTTNNRMELMAAIMALERLSEPCQIQLHTDSQYVRQGITEWMSGWIRRGWKTAAGDAVKNRDLWERLCTATQRHRVEWCWVKGHNGDLDNERVDLLARAQAMVQRGTLASQ, via the coding sequence ATGAAATCGATCGACGTCTACACGGATGGTTCCTGTCTTGGTAACCCAGGGCCTGGTGGTTGGGCTGTTTTGTTGCGCTATGCAGATAAGGAGAAGGAATTGGTGGGTGGTGAGGCTAATACGACCAATAATCGGATGGAGCTGATGGCCGCGATTATGGCTCTGGAACGGTTGAGCGAGCCTTGTCAGATCCAACTTCATACCGATTCGCAGTATGTGCGCCAAGGCATCACTGAGTGGATGTCTGGCTGGATACGGCGAGGTTGGAAAACCGCGGCCGGTGACGCAGTCAAGAATCGCGATCTATGGGAGCGGTTGTGTACGGCTACTCAGCGGCATAGGGTCGAATGGTGTTGGGTCAAGGGCCACAATGGTGATTTAGATAATGAACGGGTTGATTTATTGGCTCGTGCCCAAGCTATGGTTCAGCGTGGTACGTTAGCAAGCCAATGA
- a CDS encoding type II toxin-antitoxin system HicB family antitoxin: MKNIMTIEGFKAIITYDPDIDMFRGEFVGINGGADFYAKDLKGLRREGAISLKVFLEACEEDDVEPRKSYSGKFNARISPELHALASEAAAAQGISLNQFVEQAIQHEIHI, encoded by the coding sequence ATGAAAAACATCATGACCATTGAAGGCTTCAAAGCCATCATTACCTATGATCCGGATATCGACATGTTTCGCGGTGAGTTTGTCGGTATCAATGGCGGTGCTGATTTCTATGCCAAAGACCTCAAGGGCCTTCGTCGAGAAGGGGCTATTTCTCTGAAGGTATTTTTGGAAGCCTGCGAAGAAGATGACGTCGAACCACGCAAATCCTACTCAGGGAAGTTCAATGCAAGGATCTCTCCTGAACTCCATGCTTTGGCTTCTGAAGCCGCAGCAGCACAGGGAATCAGTTTGAACCAATTTGTAGAACAGGCGATTCAGCATGAAATCCACATCTGA
- a CDS encoding PP2C family protein-serine/threonine phosphatase: MLEFGHLSHPGLRRDLNEDTYYGDGKLNLWLIADGIGGYACGEIASALAREVIVREVRAGRTLTEAIYLADEEIINASKHRNDTLPMGTTVVAVQVHGTRFEVAWVGDSRAYLWHDGRLIQLSQTHSFIPKLIPPTNEQVHSHPYRNVITQALGITDPAYLNIATITGDLTPGMELLLCSDGLTEEVTERDIAATLNHNDCSAQECVDTLVAAALDNGGSDNITVVLIRCHSLMEVLG, encoded by the coding sequence ATGCTTGAATTTGGCCACCTTTCACACCCTGGCCTAAGGCGCGACCTCAACGAAGACACCTACTATGGTGATGGCAAGCTCAACCTATGGCTGATAGCCGACGGCATAGGCGGCTACGCTTGCGGCGAAATAGCCAGCGCTTTGGCACGCGAAGTAATCGTACGCGAAGTACGTGCCGGTAGGACGCTAACCGAGGCGATTTACTTGGCCGATGAAGAAATCATCAATGCCTCAAAACATCGCAACGACACCTTGCCGATGGGGACCACAGTAGTCGCAGTACAAGTACATGGCACACGCTTTGAGGTCGCCTGGGTTGGCGATAGCCGCGCCTACCTTTGGCACGATGGTCGCTTGATCCAGCTAAGCCAAACTCACAGCTTCATTCCAAAACTGATCCCCCCGACCAACGAGCAAGTGCACTCACACCCATATCGCAATGTCATCACTCAAGCACTGGGCATCACCGATCCTGCCTACTTGAATATAGCCACAATCACCGGTGACCTGACACCCGGCATGGAGTTGCTGTTGTGCAGCGATGGATTGACCGAAGAAGTCACTGAGCGTGATATCGCCGCTACGCTTAACCATAACGACTGTAGCGCCCAAGAATGCGTGGACACGCTGGTCGCTGCAGCACTTGATAATGGCGGTTCAGACAACATCACTGTGGTGCTGATCCGCTGCCACTCACTCATGGAAGTACTTGGCTAA
- a CDS encoding DUF4224 domain-containing protein yields the protein MSATEFLTAAELIEVTGYKHIASQREWLDKNGWAYVVNAAGRPIVGRWFARLRLAGVHPHMDGGGMSPAGRPNFAALD from the coding sequence ATGAGCGCAACAGAATTTCTAACCGCCGCAGAACTGATTGAGGTGACAGGCTATAAGCACATCGCCAGCCAACGTGAGTGGCTCGACAAAAACGGGTGGGCCTATGTGGTCAATGCGGCGGGCCGCCCGATTGTAGGCCGCTGGTTTGCACGCTTGCGCTTGGCAGGGGTACACCCACACATGGACGGGGGCGGTATGTCCCCAGCGGGCCGCCCTAATTTTGCGGCCTTGGACTAA
- a CDS encoding phage terminase large subunit, translating to MNSLADSSMAEVKAAIQAEPWLTAAFEVGENYIRTTDRRVGFAFIGLRRNLDSIKSKARILLLWVDEAESVSEAAWEKAIPTVREEHAEIWVTWNPEHAISATHLRFREHPPERCKCVALNWRDNPFFPDALNRKRLEDLNKRPDSYAHIWEGAFRTSITGAYYSRALIEAKDQGRIGFVATDPLMTLRAYWDIGGTGAKADACAIWIAQLIGTEVRVLDYYEAIGQPLATHVNWLRRIGTPHCILPHDGATHDRVFAVSYASALKQAGFEVAVIPNMGPGAAAARIEATRRMFPSVRFNETATQAGRHALNFYHEKRDANRNIGLGPHHDWSSHAADAFGLIAIDYEKQRTRAGVPVKRIQYKSQWR from the coding sequence ATGAATTCGCTGGCGGACTCTTCTATGGCCGAAGTGAAAGCGGCCATTCAGGCTGAGCCGTGGCTCACAGCGGCATTTGAGGTAGGCGAAAACTACATCCGCACCACAGATCGGCGTGTGGGGTTTGCTTTCATCGGTCTACGCCGCAACTTGGACAGCATCAAATCCAAGGCACGCATTCTGCTGCTGTGGGTGGATGAAGCCGAGAGCGTGTCCGAGGCCGCCTGGGAAAAAGCCATTCCGACCGTGCGTGAGGAACATGCGGAAATCTGGGTGACCTGGAACCCGGAACACGCCATCAGCGCGACCCATCTGCGATTTCGCGAACACCCCCCAGAGCGCTGCAAATGCGTGGCGCTCAATTGGCGCGACAACCCGTTTTTTCCGGACGCACTCAACCGTAAACGACTGGAGGACCTCAACAAACGGCCTGACAGCTACGCGCACATTTGGGAAGGCGCGTTTAGAACCTCAATCACAGGCGCGTACTACTCACGCGCCTTGATCGAAGCCAAAGACCAAGGGCGCATTGGCTTTGTTGCCACCGACCCCTTGATGACCCTAAGAGCGTATTGGGACATTGGCGGCACCGGGGCCAAGGCTGACGCCTGCGCCATCTGGATCGCCCAATTGATTGGTACCGAAGTACGTGTATTGGACTACTACGAAGCCATCGGACAGCCGCTGGCCACGCATGTGAACTGGCTGCGCCGCATCGGCACCCCACACTGCATCCTGCCCCACGACGGAGCCACGCACGACAGAGTATTTGCTGTCAGTTACGCAAGCGCCTTAAAACAAGCCGGTTTTGAAGTCGCGGTCATTCCTAACATGGGCCCTGGCGCGGCGGCAGCACGGATTGAAGCCACACGGCGCATGTTTCCAAGTGTCCGCTTCAACGAAACCGCGACCCAAGCCGGAAGGCATGCCTTGAACTTTTACCATGAAAAGCGCGACGCAAACCGCAACATTGGCCTAGGACCGCACCACGATTGGTCCAGCCATGCGGCTGATGCCTTCGGGCTGATAGCGATCGATTACGAAAAGCAGCGTACCCGCGCGGGTGTGCCTGTTAAAAGGATTCAGTACAAAAGCCAATGGCGATGA
- a CDS encoding DUF1640 domain-containing protein, translated as MTSAAFDTLKYANQLKNAGLPSAHAEAEAEALAGVVERNRQDIADSESRTAKALERLEVNMEKGFEKMDQRFEKMDQRFSHLETRLAKTEGDTRLHSWMLGAIVTGIVTLIAKAFF; from the coding sequence GTGACATCAGCGGCGTTCGATACACTCAAATACGCAAACCAGCTTAAAAATGCGGGTCTTCCTTCCGCGCACGCCGAGGCCGAAGCCGAAGCGTTAGCCGGGGTGGTGGAAAGGAATCGGCAAGACATTGCTGATTCGGAATCCAGAACCGCCAAGGCATTGGAGCGTCTTGAAGTCAATATGGAAAAAGGCTTCGAGAAAATGGACCAGCGCTTCGAGAAAATGGACCAGCGCTTCTCACATCTAGAGACGCGCCTTGCTAAAACAGAAGGTGATACACGGCTGCATAGCTGGATGCTCGGCGCTATCGTGACCGGCATCGTGACGCTCATTGCCAAAGCGTTTTTCTGA
- the gloB gene encoding hydroxyacylglutathione hydrolase yields MRLTPLPAFNDNYIWTLVAPDGRALIVDPGQALPVLTAHAKGLIPTAILLTHHHDDHIGGVPELLEHWPTLSVYAPHDARITLNCRRTGDGDSLNILGIRFRVLQTPGHTQSHLAFIGNDLLFCGDTLFSLGCGQMFEGTAPQMLTSLQRLAALPGRTRVCCGHEYTLSNAAFALHVDPTNTALQHRQQQAKAMRLATRPTLPVSLESELNTNPFLRTAAPAIHTAATAHLHRTPLDEVEVFATLRNWKNNFHT; encoded by the coding sequence ATGCGACTGACTCCACTCCCCGCATTCAACGACAATTACATCTGGACATTGGTTGCCCCTGATGGCCGTGCCCTCATTGTCGATCCAGGTCAAGCTTTGCCAGTATTAACAGCTCATGCCAAGGGACTCATCCCCACTGCAATCCTATTGACACATCACCACGACGATCACATCGGAGGAGTGCCGGAACTTCTAGAACATTGGCCAACACTCTCCGTCTATGCACCACACGACGCACGAATCACCCTGAATTGCCGCCGGACTGGCGACGGTGATTCATTGAACATACTTGGTATAAGGTTCCGAGTCCTCCAGACCCCAGGCCATACCCAAAGCCACTTGGCCTTTATCGGTAACGACCTGCTGTTCTGCGGTGACACACTGTTCAGCCTGGGCTGTGGACAGATGTTTGAAGGTACCGCACCACAGATGCTCACTTCATTGCAACGCTTGGCTGCTCTGCCAGGCCGAACCCGCGTGTGCTGCGGTCACGAGTACACCTTGTCCAACGCTGCATTCGCACTGCACGTCGACCCGACCAACACCGCCTTACAACACCGTCAACAACAAGCCAAGGCCATGCGTCTGGCAACCCGCCCTACACTGCCTGTTTCGCTCGAAAGCGAACTGAACACCAATCCGTTCCTGCGTACTGCCGCACCTGCCATCCATACTGCAGCCACCGCTCACCTGCATCGAACACCACTAGATGAAGTGGAAGTATTTGCTACATTACGCAACTGGAAAAACAACTTCCACACATAA
- a CDS encoding pilin: protein MKKQQGFHLIELMMVLAIISILAGTSVPMYQHYVAKSQVTAALADITPGKINTEIRMAHGMPRTRLANDIDLRAVTTHCHRIDVIVEVAITQSYTDPDGHPRVGSVSAPDSSITCTIHGNAQVNNKIIQWIRISDAHNAKFDDAGNGFDGQWFCVTNVDEAFRPIRCKASLPAMNSWA, encoded by the coding sequence ATGAAAAAGCAGCAAGGGTTTCATTTAATCGAACTCATGATGGTGCTTGCGATTATTTCCATTCTCGCAGGTACCTCTGTGCCGATGTATCAGCATTACGTCGCTAAATCTCAAGTCACGGCGGCCCTGGCTGACATTACGCCTGGGAAGATAAACACCGAGATACGTATGGCACATGGAATGCCGCGCACCAGGCTTGCCAATGATATTGACCTGCGTGCCGTCACGACGCATTGCCACCGCATTGATGTCATTGTCGAGGTTGCCATCACGCAGTCCTATACCGACCCAGACGGCCATCCCAGAGTAGGGAGTGTGAGCGCTCCTGATTCAAGCATCACCTGCACGATTCATGGCAATGCGCAGGTCAACAATAAAATCATCCAGTGGATTCGTATCAGCGATGCGCATAACGCCAAGTTTGATGATGCGGGTAATGGTTTTGACGGCCAATGGTTCTGTGTCACCAACGTGGATGAAGCGTTCAGGCCAATACGCTGCAAAGCCTCTCTGCCTGCAATGAATAGCTGGGCGTAA
- a CDS encoding type II toxin-antitoxin system HicA family toxin, protein MKRKHAKTLSTIDTRPVSANIQWRDIEALFLELGATVEEREGSRVLVRLFGERRVFHRPHPSPNTDKGAVESIRAWLKSNGVTP, encoded by the coding sequence ATGAAGCGTAAGCACGCTAAGACCCTCAGCACCATAGACACGCGCCCTGTTTCCGCCAACATCCAATGGCGCGATATTGAAGCACTCTTCTTGGAGCTTGGAGCGACAGTAGAAGAACGTGAAGGGTCTCGTGTGCTGGTGCGGCTGTTCGGTGAACGCCGTGTATTCCACCGGCCCCACCCTTCGCCTAACACTGACAAGGGCGCTGTTGAATCGATCCGAGCTTGGTTGAAATCGAACGGAGTGACACCATGA
- the dnaQ gene encoding DNA polymerase III subunit epsilon: MNDTKRQIVLDTETTGLEWAKGNRIVEIGAVELLDRRLSGNNFHRYLKPDVSFEAGAEAVTGLTIEFLADKPKFSGIADEFLAYINGAELIIHNAAFDLGFLDYELSRLGSEYGKITDRASVLDTLVMARERYPGQRNSLDALCKRLGVDNAHRQLHGALLDAQILADVYIALTSGQEEIGFALPDISRVGGVDAVRVAFAPDVLLPRPCVVAAQSELEAHEARLAKLRKMAGHALWDGV, encoded by the coding sequence ATGAATGATACGAAGCGTCAGATTGTTCTTGATACTGAGACCACCGGGCTGGAATGGGCCAAGGGGAACCGCATTGTGGAGATTGGCGCGGTCGAGTTGCTTGATCGCCGACTCAGCGGCAACAATTTTCATCGTTATCTCAAGCCTGATGTTTCGTTTGAGGCCGGCGCCGAGGCAGTGACGGGGCTGACCATAGAGTTTCTAGCCGACAAACCGAAGTTCAGCGGGATTGCCGATGAATTCCTGGCGTATATCAATGGTGCCGAACTGATTATTCACAATGCGGCGTTCGACTTGGGATTCCTTGATTACGAGCTATCGCGGTTGGGTTCTGAGTACGGGAAAATAACAGATCGTGCCAGTGTGCTTGACACTCTGGTGATGGCTCGTGAGCGCTATCCAGGTCAGCGCAATTCGCTGGATGCATTGTGTAAGCGTCTTGGCGTGGATAACGCCCATCGTCAGTTGCATGGCGCATTGCTTGACGCTCAGATATTAGCAGATGTTTATATTGCGTTGACTTCTGGACAAGAGGAGATTGGCTTTGCGTTGCCAGATATCAGTCGTGTTGGTGGTGTCGATGCTGTTAGAGTGGCGTTTGCACCGGATGTGTTGTTACCACGTCCCTGTGTAGTGGCGGCGCAATCCGAGCTGGAAGCGCATGAGGCTCGCTTGGCCAAGTTGCGTAAGATGGCTGGTCATGCGCTGTGGGATGGGGTGTAG
- a CDS encoding DEAD/DEAH box helicase: MKLHRYQHRIVDFILAHPRCNLFVPMGLGKTVSTLTALDVLILAEAVTPILVVAPLRVAVAVGSAAVRRRALQQQADIYCINYDNLKWMVEFFGERWPFRTVVADECSKLKGFRLGRGTQRARALAKHVHTKVERYIGLTGTPAPNGLQDLWALLWMVDRGARLESSFSKFTDRWFRPIRIGSDPHAVRVVPTPNAFKEIQDKVRDVCLSLEPGDYFDLRQPIVNTIRVTLPEHAKRMYKAMEQEMWLALECGAEVEAFNAASKTIKCLQLANGAVYTDATRRAWADVHDAKLHALDAIIEEAAGMPVLVAYHFKSDLARLQRAFPQGRALDTHPDTLREWNAGAIPVLFTHPASAGHGLNLQDGGNILAFFGHWWDLEQYQQIIERIGPTRQAQAGHNRPVFIHHIIAAGTVDELVMARRESKREVQDLLLDAVKRRETRTSHSPTP, encoded by the coding sequence ATGAAATTACACCGCTACCAACACAGGATCGTTGACTTCATTCTGGCCCATCCGCGCTGCAATCTGTTTGTGCCGATGGGCCTGGGCAAGACGGTGTCGACGCTCACCGCCCTAGATGTGCTCATCCTGGCCGAAGCGGTGACCCCCATCTTAGTTGTGGCCCCGCTGCGCGTGGCCGTGGCCGTGGGCAGCGCCGCGGTACGTCGCCGTGCCTTGCAGCAGCAGGCCGATATCTACTGCATTAATTACGACAATCTGAAGTGGATGGTGGAGTTTTTCGGGGAGCGCTGGCCGTTTCGCACCGTGGTTGCCGACGAATGCTCCAAGCTGAAAGGTTTCAGACTGGGGCGCGGGACCCAGCGCGCCCGCGCCCTGGCCAAGCATGTACATACCAAAGTTGAACGCTACATCGGCTTGACCGGCACCCCTGCGCCTAACGGGTTACAGGATCTGTGGGCGCTACTGTGGATGGTGGATCGGGGCGCACGCCTGGAGAGTAGTTTTAGCAAGTTCACGGATAGATGGTTCCGCCCGATCCGCATCGGCAGCGATCCCCACGCCGTGCGCGTGGTGCCCACACCCAACGCCTTTAAAGAGATTCAAGACAAGGTGCGTGATGTGTGTCTGTCGCTGGAGCCCGGCGACTATTTCGACCTGCGCCAGCCAATCGTGAATACCATCCGCGTCACGCTGCCGGAGCATGCCAAGCGCATGTACAAAGCGATGGAGCAAGAAATGTGGCTGGCGCTGGAATGTGGCGCTGAAGTTGAAGCCTTTAACGCGGCCAGCAAAACGATCAAGTGCTTGCAACTGGCCAATGGCGCGGTGTACACCGACGCCACGCGCCGCGCCTGGGCCGATGTCCACGACGCCAAACTGCATGCCCTGGACGCCATTATCGAAGAGGCCGCCGGTATGCCCGTGCTGGTGGCGTATCACTTCAAAAGCGATCTAGCCCGCTTGCAGCGCGCCTTCCCTCAAGGCCGTGCCCTGGACACACACCCTGACACCCTCCGGGAGTGGAACGCCGGAGCCATCCCGGTGTTGTTCACCCATCCGGCCAGCGCCGGTCACGGACTAAACCTTCAGGACGGCGGCAACATTCTGGCCTTCTTCGGTCACTGGTGGGACCTGGAGCAGTACCAGCAGATCATCGAGCGCATCGGCCCCACACGGCAGGCCCAAGCCGGACACAACCGCCCGGTGTTCATTCACCACATCATCGCCGCCGGCACGGTGGATGAGCTCGTCATGGCGCGCCGCGAATCCAAACGCGAAGTCCAAGACCTATTACTTGATGCCGTGAAAAGAAGAGAAACACGCACCTCGCACTCACCTACACCATAA
- a CDS encoding portal protein → MKQDEDKYRRMRERFADCQSAEAALRTRALDDLKFIWVPGSQWDDSSLANRDKRPKYEFNKLRQMVKKVVNDLRMNTPSIKIRATEDGDAALAELRQGLIRNIETQSRADEAYDWGGLYAVSGGFGAWRVRTAYTDDDSFDQDIRIERIHNPFSVHFDPHARALDRSDARFAFVEESIPRVRPTPLPATATPALAWYPAWARTCCPTSTGTSPGVPAPTRPPPVRCPIPAASTPLATI, encoded by the coding sequence ATGAAGCAAGACGAAGATAAATACCGGCGGATGCGCGAGCGGTTTGCCGATTGCCAGTCCGCCGAAGCGGCGCTGCGGACGCGCGCCCTAGATGATCTCAAATTCATCTGGGTTCCGGGCAGCCAGTGGGACGATAGCTCCCTGGCGAATCGCGACAAGCGCCCGAAATACGAATTTAACAAACTGCGCCAGATGGTGAAGAAGGTCGTCAACGACCTGCGGATGAACACACCCTCCATTAAGATTCGGGCCACCGAAGATGGCGATGCCGCATTGGCCGAACTGCGGCAGGGACTGATACGCAATATTGAAACGCAATCGCGGGCCGACGAAGCCTACGATTGGGGCGGCTTATATGCCGTGAGTGGCGGGTTCGGGGCGTGGCGTGTCAGGACGGCCTACACCGATGATGACTCCTTCGACCAGGACATCCGCATTGAGCGGATTCACAACCCGTTTTCAGTGCACTTTGACCCGCATGCACGTGCTTTGGACCGCTCCGACGCCCGCTTTGCCTTTGTTGAGGAGTCCATCCCACGTGTACGGCCTACACCACTGCCAGCAACAGCAACGCCCGCATTGGCCTGGTATCCGGCCTGGGCTCGCACCTGCTGTCCAACGTCAACTGGAACGTCGCCGGGCGTTCCAGCGCCTACCCGACCGCCCCCGGTCCGCTGCCCAATCCCGGCAGCATCTACACCTTTGGCAACCATCTGA
- a CDS encoding DUF6165 family protein: MSGILVPVSFGELLDKIAILQIKSERINDVAKLVNVRNELAALEEVWMAYPSTASEIPRLRAELKAVNERLWVIEDEIRLKEKAQAFDNEFIRLARSVYFENDARARIKKEINLALDSPYVEEKSYQDYRSVDTF; encoded by the coding sequence ATGTCAGGAATCCTCGTGCCTGTGTCCTTTGGAGAGTTGCTCGATAAAATCGCGATCCTGCAAATTAAGTCCGAAAGGATCAACGATGTAGCGAAACTTGTTAACGTCCGTAATGAACTGGCAGCTCTGGAAGAAGTTTGGATGGCATACCCGTCTACTGCCAGCGAGATACCGCGTTTGCGTGCCGAGTTGAAAGCAGTCAATGAGCGGTTGTGGGTGATAGAGGACGAAATCCGCTTGAAGGAGAAGGCGCAGGCATTCGATAATGAGTTCATCCGTCTAGCACGCAGCGTGTACTTTGAGAACGATGCGCGCGCGCGGATCAAAAAGGAGATCAACCTCGCGTTAGATTCACCTTATGTTGAAGAAAAATCCTATCAGGATTACCGCTCAGTCGATACTTTTTGA
- a CDS encoding TlpA family protein disulfide reductase — protein MNLRILGLLSTVLCVACQRVPEPPAASTAQQVSSPAKVGAATQQRTVERPVLHAKTLGGEEYDLAAHRGKWVLVNFWATWCAPCLKEMPELSALHRRRNDVEVIGLAYDDSKPEEIQAFLRSHSVDYPIIIVDVFDPPKDFAVPRGLPMSYLIAPDGTVAKQFLGSITARDVEGLIGPAGKAG, from the coding sequence ATGAACTTACGTATCTTGGGTCTCCTTTCCACTGTGTTGTGCGTGGCTTGCCAGCGTGTGCCTGAACCGCCGGCTGCGTCCACTGCACAGCAGGTGTCCAGCCCAGCGAAGGTCGGTGCTGCCACGCAACAGCGCACGGTTGAGCGTCCGGTATTGCACGCCAAGACGTTAGGTGGCGAAGAATACGACCTGGCTGCACATCGCGGTAAGTGGGTCTTGGTGAATTTCTGGGCTACCTGGTGCGCCCCGTGTTTGAAGGAAATGCCAGAGTTGTCCGCGTTACACCGGCGGCGAAACGACGTTGAGGTGATTGGGCTGGCCTACGATGACAGTAAGCCGGAGGAGATTCAGGCGTTCTTGCGATCGCATTCTGTCGATTATCCGATCATTATCGTTGACGTCTTCGACCCGCCTAAAGACTTCGCTGTGCCGCGCGGTTTGCCAATGAGTTACTTGATCGCGCCGGATGGTACTGTCGCCAAGCAATTCCTCGGTTCGATTACCGCCCGTGATGTTGAAGGGCTGATCGGACCAGCGGGTAAAGCCGGTTGA
- a CDS encoding tyrosine-type recombinase/integrase, with translation MRPKSSHRDLPPRMLRRVRVLNSGKVWESFYYNGRTAQGRRIEIPLGRDLNEAKRKWATLECCQAPADTSLLRFIFDRYAREVIPAKAPKTQKLNKNGLITLRKVFDAVNIDTVTPQHIAQYRDKRGLKTPVSANREIALLSHIWNMAREWGYTAKENPVRGVRKNREKPREFYADDAVWAAVYAKASHEIKDAMDLSYLTGQRPADVLKMRFSDIKDAALEVQQNKTRKKLRILLESDGVRTGLGEVIDRIKARKRKVVNLFLVATPTGNELNEHMLRSRFDRARSAAAQAAGQAGDIALAKRIRTFQFRDIRPKAASELPLEHASKLLGHTEQDITERVYRRVGEVVKPTK, from the coding sequence ATGCGTCCCAAATCAAGCCATCGCGATTTGCCGCCCCGAATGCTACGCCGTGTGCGCGTGTTAAACAGCGGCAAGGTGTGGGAATCGTTTTACTACAACGGACGCACGGCGCAAGGACGCCGCATTGAAATCCCGCTGGGACGGGATTTAAACGAAGCAAAACGCAAGTGGGCCACGTTGGAATGTTGTCAAGCGCCGGCAGACACTAGCTTGCTGCGCTTCATATTTGATCGATACGCGCGTGAAGTGATCCCGGCCAAAGCCCCCAAAACGCAGAAATTAAATAAAAACGGCCTGATCACGTTGCGTAAGGTCTTTGATGCGGTGAATATCGATACGGTGACCCCACAGCACATTGCGCAGTACCGTGATAAACGGGGCCTTAAAACGCCGGTCAGCGCTAATCGGGAAATCGCGCTGTTATCCCATATATGGAATATGGCGCGCGAATGGGGGTATACGGCCAAAGAAAACCCGGTACGCGGCGTGCGTAAAAACAGAGAAAAGCCCCGCGAGTTTTACGCCGACGATGCGGTGTGGGCGGCGGTGTATGCCAAGGCAAGTCATGAAATCAAGGATGCGATGGATCTAAGCTACCTGACCGGGCAGCGGCCTGCTGACGTACTCAAGATGCGCTTTTCTGACATCAAAGACGCCGCCCTTGAGGTGCAACAGAACAAAACCAGGAAGAAACTGCGCATCCTGCTGGAGAGTGACGGCGTGCGGACAGGACTTGGTGAGGTGATCGACCGTATCAAGGCACGCAAACGCAAGGTGGTTAACCTATTCCTCGTCGCTACGCCAACTGGGAATGAATTGAACGAGCACATGCTACGTTCCCGATTCGATCGGGCCAGGAGCGCTGCGGCTCAAGCCGCCGGACAAGCGGGTGATATCGCCTTGGCAAAAAGAATTCGCACCTTCCAGTTCCGCGACATCCGCCCCAAGGCCGCCAGCGAACTACCGCTGGAGCATGCCAGCAAACTGTTAGGTCACACCGAGCAGGACATCACCGAGAGGGTCTACCGGCGCGTAGGTGAAGTGGTGAAGCCCACTAAATGA